TGGAGCAAGACCCCACTCAGTCAGGCCTGTGTGGCAGCTGGGATGCAGCCTCGACCCACTGTAATAGAATTCATTCAGTCCTCTTAACCAAACTGGAAGGAAGTCTTCCTCGATCTCAAGGAACTGTCTGGAAAGAGGGAGGATTACTTGGTAGAAACAGAATACATGATCCTTATCATATTAGCAAATGGTGACAAAatatttcattttaaaattaaataattcTTTAAGTGATGAAAAATTACTTAATTATGAATGTAATCCCATGGAAAAGTATATTTCAGAGCTAGCAGAGACAATGAAAGCATATAATGCCTATCATAATGATGATAATCAGTATCAACATACACTGAAAACAAACACCAGTTATGTTTCTTTAATTAAGCAGAAGCAAGCAAATATTAGAGAACCATATTAGATATACATATATAAACTACAGTCAGAAATAGGTTTGAACAGTTATAATCTTGTTGTTCGTGTAGACATTCATTTAAAGGAGAATGCTAGATGACTAACTACTCTGTGTATTTTATGTCACTGCCAGCTGTGTAAAGAGTTCAGAAAATGTGCTGTGGAATCAGAGATGTTTCTCCGATGCCATTCCCATTACATGCTCCACCAGGTGAAGTTGAAcaagatgagactaaagtggaccAATCCATGTCCTGAATCCCACCCTATAATGCAAGGATAATTAATCTAAGTAATATCTGTTCACCACTAAATCTTGTAAGTGATATGCCAAGATGATCAGCAGGTGCCAGAGTGACTGAAATCTTTTATGTCTGAGACCTACACGAAGGCCTAGATCTAAAATTTCTCCAAAAGATGTTTAAGATAACTGATTCCCACTAGAACTTATTATCTTTGCATGTTAAAGATTTTGTTCCTTTAGGATGCTTCAGAAAAACTCATGTCAGTGCTGgggatacagtggcatgcaaaagtttgggcaccccggtcaaaatttctattactgtgaatagctacgcgagtaaaagatgaactgatttccgaaaggtataaaattaaagatgacacatttctttaatatcttaagcaagaaaacatttttatttccatcttttacagtctcaaaataacaaaaaaggaaaagggccggaagcaaaagtttgggcaccctgcatggtcagtacttagtaacacccactttggcaagcatcacagcttgtaaacgctttttgtagccagctaagagtctttcaattcttgtttgggggatttttgcccattcttccttgcaaaatacttctagttctgtgatattcttgggctgtcttgcatgcactgatcttttgaggtctatccacagattctcgatgatgtttaggtcgggggactgtgagggccatggcaaaaccttcagtttgcacctcttgaggtcgtccattgtggattttgaggtgtgtttaggatcattatcctgttgtagaagccatcctcttttcatcttcggcttttttacagacggtgtgatatttgcttccagaatttgctggtatttaatggaattctttcttccctctaccagtaaatgttccccgtgccaccggctgcaacacaagcctaaagcatgatcgatccatccccgtgcttaacagttggagaggtgttcttttcatgaaattttgcacccttttttctccaaacatacctttgctcattgcggccaaaaagttctattcaagatgttcaaaggaacatctaaacaagcctgatgcattttggaaacaagtcctgtggactgatgaagttaaaatagaactttttggccacaatgagcaaaggtatgtttggagaaaaaagggtgcagaatttcatgaaaagaacacctctccaactgttaaacacgggggtggatcgaccATGCTttaggcttgtgttgcagccagtggcacggggaacatttcactggtagagggaagaatgaattccattaaataccagcaaattctggaagcaaacatctcaccgtctgtaaaaaagccgaagatgaaaagaagatggcttctacaacaggataatgaccctaaacacacctcaaaatcgacaatggactacctcaagaggcacaagctgaaggttttgccatggccctcacagtccactgacctaaacatcatcgaaaatctgtggatagacctcaaaagatcagtgcatgcaagacggccaaagaatctcacagaactagaagccttttgcaaggaagagtgggcgaaaatcccccaaacaagaattgaaaggctcttagctggctacaaaaagtgtttacaagccgtgatacttgccaaaggggatgttactaagtactgaccatgcagggtgcccaaacttttgcttccggcccttttccttttttgttattttgagactgtgaacgatggaaataaaaaagttttcttgcttaaaatattaaagaaatgtgtcatctttaagttTATACCTTTTGGAAGTCAGTTTATCTTTtgctcacttagctattcacagtaacagaaattttgaccggtgtgcccaaacttttgcatgccactgtataataGTCAGAATTCTCACAGGAGCATTCCATTGATTTCAGCCAATGTTCTGTCTCTGGCTCTAGAAACTGTAAAATGGTTCTCCTTGGAAAACGGAGGGGCAGCAAACTGAACCACAATAACCTTCTGGGATCTTGGCTTGAATTCAAATTGGAATTTCAGGCCATTGAATTCGGCGAGCAGGGTTTGAATTAAATACTTCAATGGCAAATGTATTTCTGTGTTACTAATTGTAGTATCCATCAAACCATAAGTAACAGCAATGAAatcagaattccagtgagtgaAAAAGTTACTCAGAAATGATTTAATATGTTCATTGCTAATATCCAGATTGGATTTTTACCTCATTTGGCAATTTAGGATTTGCTCTTTTGTATACACGATCTGCAGATTGTAAGTCAGCCTCCCTGCATCTGAAATGGGGACAGCTTGTCTCAGGAGAGCAGTCATAATCAGTCCTAAGTGTTTACTGAGGTTACTTTTGCACAATGTACACTGTGTATTCTTCATACAACCCTATCAAGGCATCTGGTGAAGTATAAATATTTTCGCTGTGTATGTGAGTATGGCTGGATTTATCTTTAACACAAGGTGAGAGAATGAGAAAGCTTCCAAATTATTTTCTCAGGAGATAGGAAAGCTTTGATTTACACATAATATTGTTTGCATTCGGAATTGAAAACATTGAAAAAATCATGTCAGACTCGTAGGTCATCAGCGCTAACTAAAGATTTACATATTTCTGGTTTGAACTGAACATCCATTACTACAATACCTTCCAAACACTGGCTCTTAAAATCAGTAGGTGTCTATCTAGATTTATTCAATTGTCCTGGGTACAATGAAAGAGTTGATGGGTACGTTAGTGTACTCAGGGGAAATTGCAACAGACCCAATTTCCTTTCATTTAAAGTAATTGAGAAAGATTAGGTGGATTCCTTTACAGGTGAGTCCTCAGATCAACATGGTTGTCTCATAATTCATTGTGTTCAGACAATTCAATGCTTCAGAAAATCTCGCCTGCTTTCTCCAGTTGAGGATGATCATATGCTAACTATGTTAACCAAGTTACTACTAGAAAGTACTGTCATTTACAGTCCTGTTCTTGTATAATTGCATTTTTTTAGAAGAAACTATAGTTTAGAGAACAGAGGGTTTTTTTTAATAGGAGATATCTCAGGTAAACACATCTTGTTCCACAGACAATGTCAGGGTTCAGCTTGTAACTTCTACAGGTTTTCAAATTTGCAGTTAAATGTTGTCATCTGACAGATTACATATTTCCATTGGCGATCCCTGAAAATAAAGCAAATAATTTGTAAATAGAGTGCAACaaagacaaaatgctgcaggaactcagcaggtcaggcagcatctatggagaggaataaacagttgatgttttgggccaaggcccttcatcaggactagaaaggaaggggaacgaagatgggggaagggaagggatgcAAACTGGCAGGTGGAAGGTGAAGATAgaagagggggaaggtgggtgggtggagattgaggaaatgatgtgaaaagctaggaggtgataggttggaagagacaaaaggctgaagaagaaggaatcttataggagaggagagtagaccatgggagaaagggaaggaggagggggacctgagggaggaaagaggaagaaaaggggtaagagcaggccagaatggggaatggaaaaagagggaagggggaggggctaTAAATTACTTGGTTAACGAAATCTATGCTCAtgtcgtcaggttggaggctactcaggtgGAAGATGACGtgtcgctcctccaacctgagagtggctctCTCGGGACTGTAGAGGAGGccctggactgacatgtcggaatgggaatgggaagtagaattaaaatggttggccactgggaaagccTTCCTTTCGAggcagatggagcgaaggtgcttgatgaagtgctCCCCTCATCTATGTTGAGTCTCACTAATCCAGAGGAAGCTGTATCAGGAGCACTGAGTACAAAGCCAACCTCAGTAGAAAGGGAAAGGGACTTACAaatgaagtgtcgcttcacctgaaAGGACTCGTTGggacctgaatggtggtgaaggggaaggtgtaggggcaggtgtagcacttgtctgcttacaggggtaagtgtcaggagggagatcagtgaggagggacaagtggacaatgGAGCTGCATTGAGAGCGAactctgtggaaagtggagagtgggagcAGGGGGAGGAAAATGAgattagtggtaggatccctttgaaggtggcagaagttatggagaataacaTGGTGGATGTGGAGGCTTGTGGGGTAGTAAGTAAGGGCAAGGGGATTTTTATCCTGTTATAAGTGAGGGACTCTGAAAACTTTTGTAAATAGGGATCGGATGTTGCTTCCTCAAAAGAAAAGAATATTTCTGTGGAATATCAAACAGAACTAATAAATGAGTACCTTAACACTAGTACCAGACAATTAGTTAGAAAACAATACCTTCACAATTCAGTTTCTTGTTTActaattttattttctctctcaattctGTCAGTATCACACTTAATGCAAGACTATCTTCAACCATAGGGTAGAATTGTCCTGATCATTCGAAAAACAAAATCAGAAGTGAGAGCATTATTATGAAGTCCAAATAATACCAACCTCTGAACACCACTAAAGGTGGTTGAGGCTCCCCTGATGAAATAGCCATACTGAGGCATCACAAAATGTCCTTCTTCTTCATAGGACTCCGGTACATCTGTTGTGAGCCTTAAAATCACACAAGAAAATAGTTCAGTCTATTGTAAAAGTTATAAAGAATTAAATTCTATCCTGGAAAATCATGCAAGTTAAAAGGAAAAGCTTCAGTTTGTGGCAAAGACCTGATCTACTCTGGCAAGATAATTATGCAAAACTTATTGAAGATGGGGATCATGTCTCTTCAATGGATTAACAACTAAATTGAGTTTAGATTAGGTACTTTAATCTCACCACTAGTGCAGTAAATAATACAAATCTCCCCTATACAGTAGCATTCAAATGAGCCAAGTATATTGCGACAGATGAGAAATCTTTACACAATTGGGTGTGCTGCTCAAGGTCATTCTCCAACTTCCTCTTGCATTAGTTAGCTCTGTACAGTGGGCTCCTTGTTTATTTATTCCACATTAAAATCAAAGCAATCGGTAATTCAATCAGAATTAGAGCTTAAATCCTGATTTTCAACAGTTGTCTCTGCTGAGCACAGCACCCTCTCTATATTTTCCCCAAATTGCCCCTCATTTTGTTTATCATGTTGGAAGGACTAATTATTGTTCCAACAGACCTTCTAGCAAACTATATTAAAACAAAGATCAACTTGTCTGACCTTGCAAACAAGAACATAGCCTGTACAGCAAACAGATAAAGGCTATTTACTGCACCAATGTTACGACTCTGATGCTGAAAATCAGATTAATAACGTATACTGTTCTGGTCAGTTTAACCCTTCTCATGATAAAGGTTTATAGCTTTCAAAACTGAGAAGTAACCAGGAAGCCAGGCATGGGCAAATTGTGAAGTTGTGACCATCGTTTCAGAGAGTGGTCTTCCATAGTTTTTAAACAGACCCTTGAAAGGATTGTTTTCATCCTGTCTTACTTCGGCTAGCTGCTGAAATCTCAAGAACAGAAGTAATATGAGAAAGATATTGAATTTAAAAATGAAACTCTCTTGGTGGTTAATCGGGGAGAAAAACAAGCATTCTAAGTTTTTTAATTAGGTAAAGTTTGCCATCTCAAGTGGAGGAGAGAGGGATATtgttcttggtcttactgagaaAAAGAGGAAAAGTTAGCCAGGGCCATGTTTTCCTTTTCTGTCGTGATCACCATTTCTGATCCGATGAGGAAGTCGTCCACACAGAGATGCCTATTCTTCTCCCTGAACCACAGCTTCCCCTACCACAGTCAACAGAGAGCTTGACGGCACCTCATTTcctttctgcatctctgttctccccctctcttcccttaCACATCTGTAAGGAAAGCACCATTTTGGAAGATCAAGTGACCAGAATTAATACAAATGTAACGAGagagaacatttggaaaagagcTTAAAATAAAGATTGTTAACTGACCAGCATGCATATGGGCATCTTCTGCTATACTTGCAGCACAGAAACTGCCAGTCCCGATCCAGAACACTCTCGTAGTATCGACTCTGTACTCCCGTCACAATACCATTGTTTGTACAAGTATGGTACCTCAAATAAACAATCATCAGCTGGGTCATTTTCAAAGCACAGTTGAATCAACAAACTAAAAGCAAACTTATAGATATCATACACAGTTCATTAAATTAGACTATAAATGAACCTAAAATGGAAGGTCTCCTTTCTGTGTGTATTATGATGAACAATAATAATGATATCCAAATAAAAGGTTAATAAAATGTCTGAATGGTTTATTCTTATTATTCAGTGAAAAAGAACTAACCTTCCAGTAATTTGATGGCAGATTCTGGACCTAAGTTGTCATGTTATCTGATTCTGGGCTTGGGTGATGGGAGGTGGTGGGAGAAAAGTGTGGGGATACTTTCAAAGAAGCGTTGGTGAGTTAATGTAGTGCATTTTGTCAGTGGTccatgcaacacatacaaaatgttggaggaactcagcaggccaggcagcatctatggaaacgagtaaacaggcaacgttttgggccgggagagggtgaggggtgaaataaagagctgggaagttgactcgTAAAAGAGATAAAGTGCAGGAGAAGagggaagctgataggagagggtagaagaccatggaagaaagggaaggggcagGAGAACCAAAGGAAGGTGAAGAGTAGGTAAGGAGATTCACctgatctccttacctgcccatcacctccctctagtgctcctctcccttccctttcttcaatggccttctgtcctctcctatcagcttccctcttctccagccctgtttctctttcaccaatcaacttcccagctctttacttcacccctctccccctccttgtttcatctatcacctaccacctcgtacttcttccccctccccccacctttctgcACTAACTTCTcactttttttccccagtcctgatgaactgtCTCAGGCTGAGACatcaactctttactcttttccacagatgctgcctggcctgctgagttcctccagcattttgtgtgtgttgcttggatttccagcacctgcagattttctcttgtttgtgcataTTATAGCCATGTGTTGGTGGTGGGAGAATGGAGGTAGGATATGGGGAGGACATCTCAGTCAGATTTCTTTGTTCTAGATAATGTTGCTGGTGCTTTAGTTTCCATGTAGTAGATGGACTcttagcctcacaatctaccttattatgatcttgcactttctcATTTACCTGCGCAGCGCTATTTTTggtcccttttacactttattctgcacggtgtaatgatttgatctttataaacagtatgcaagacaagcttcctACTGTATCTTTTTACATGTGATAATAACAAACCAACTTCAATACCAAAGAGTCAACTATGATACAGTGGTGTGGTCATATAGAGGCTTAGATAATTTAGCATTTTGGTAAATCAGAGTTCCCTTTAAATGAAACTAAAGCAGGAATTTTAATTCCATGGTTACCAATTAGTTGTATTCAAATTCTTTACCTGCTGTTATGGGCTTGAAGCTTATGTCTCCAAATCATTGATGCCTGTCTCTGGATTTTTTGGGCCACTATTCTATTAGATTCCAGTACAACTTCGGCGAGATTTTAATTGTAACTAAACTGACACTTAAAAGTACAAAACCTCAAAAGCTGTTTTTCAGATACAATAGTGATTTGTCAGTTGAAGAAAATTTATTGCATAGATATTGGACTTATTTGTATGCGTATTTTATGCCTGACTAGCAGATGTAAAACCATTTTACGAATGTGAGATTATGATAATGATTGTTTCCAAGTTAATTGGCAACCATTGGGAATTTTATGCTGGCATTTTTAGGTATCATTTACCTTGGTGTATCTGACGTCAAATGCATTAAGATGAAGGATGCCTTGAATCTGCAAAGTCTTAGGAGACCATCCAGTGACATCATCTGGTGTTATAGCTGTACTTGCACATTTATGGATAGAAACGGGCTGCTAAAAGGTACAACTATAACTCGCACTTATCACTCACAGTAAACCTGTGATTAAAGTCCGCCACACGTTGGCAAGGTAACACAAATTAAATCGGCCTTATGCTGACAACCTCTGTCAGATATATTTTTACATGCTTCTTTTTCATCCGAAAGGAATGCTAACAAAGATCACAGCATCTCTATATTAGGAgattcatgtgtctgtctgttAAATGCCagtatcatatctgcttccatcatCACTCCTGGCATAGTGCTTGAGGCAGCCAACACTCCCTGTGTTTTAACAAAAAAAACCTTGCCCCTCTCAATTGAAATCTAAACCCTCTAGTATTTaacatttctactctgggaaagGATTCTGACTCTCTTCACTAATTATGCCTCCTGTTAATTTTATAAAGGTGTTGCGGTCACTGCACCCTTGATGAGTTCATAGGTTGGAATGGTTTGGACCATTGCCACACATGACAATCTGTCAACTTCACGTTGTCTTGTTGGGGGAGAGACCTCAAGACTAAGCCCTCTTTCCATCACTTCGATGGCACTTTTTTATAGCAGTGGACAGTGGCTGCCATGGGGCTTGTTATTGAGGAACTCAGCCATTCCCTACAGGAATCATGGAAGTTTTTTGTGCTACATGGATTTggagtgaaaaaaaaacaccctAATGATTTTTCTCAACTGGGGTTTCCCCCAGGGCTCCTTATTGTGCCTAGTGCACAGAGAAAGGAGAGTCCTTTCTCCTATCTGAAAATTTCAGCCCTAGTTTATTGAAGCTGGAGGCAGGTTTGGACATCCGATATGAAGTTTATAATAATGCATGTTTTTGAAAATAACTAAGCTTTGGATTTATCCAAAATACAATTAATTTCAAAAAATATACATTTTTATTGAAGGTTTACTTTTTTAAAAGATTGTGAAATCTAGGTGAAGCACATTTAGAAGGTTCCTATGGTTGTTGAAAAGACAAACAATTGAAGGAAGGTCAGATAAAGTCAAAATTAGATATTTTAAGGCCAAGACAAAGATTAAGTTATGTAATGCATTTAGTGAACAGCCTGGATTTTTAAAAGACAGACTGTGCTTGCTGAAATAAATTACATTTTTAGGAAAACCATAAACAGTAGTTTATTAAATGGAAATGTACTGGATATTGAGTAATATATGGATGTTTGAAACGCTTGTGAAGATGCAATAAAGTAGGCGCAGAACGAAGCTACTCAGGCTCTCCAGTCCACTGCAACACTTACACTGCCATGGCTGATACAATTGTAATCTGAACTCCACATTCCTGTTCACCTGCAGTAATCTTTCATCCCTTGCTTGTCAagtacctcactccctctgattTAATGATATTCAAACACTCCACTTTCACCACTGTCTAAAAAAATTTACCTCATCCCTGTCTTAAACGGATGACCCTTTGATTTTATATAGTGACTGTCACGGCTCCGATCGTTAATTCCCTATCCTTCTCCTAATTTGCTTTAATTGTGCCATGGTTCCCACCGCTAATTTCCCATTTgcttctaattctctttgattacggcacacctggtttccatcaagacctgcagcataagaaccccggctttACAACTACTAGTCGCCGGATCGTTGGTTTTGACTGTGTGGTAATTAACATTTCCCGGCCGCTTAGGcccgtgtgttctaagttttgctccagtttcaaggtttacctatgaaactccgtctctccgtgtcaagatccctcctgtttgctgttcaacgtTCACGTCCAcgtaagcatcctaactcaatctccgtacttgggtcctgcacttgggtttgctTCATTCGCTCATTGCAACAGTGACCTGTATCTCTAGATTTcccccacatcctctccacaatcacTCTGGCAGAACTCCTTAGAATCTTAagtgtttcaataaaatcccttTCCACTCTGTAAAACGCTAGTGGACAAAAGTAATACCTGTCTTGGCTTTTCTCATTAGACTATTTACTTAATCCAGTTAACTTCCGCAGAACTACATGAGTGTTGTTTAGAAAGGGAAATGAGATACAAATCTGATCAGAGATAGGACGTCACTGCCATATAGCATACCTTAGATATAAAACCCTGCATGTGCAAGTACTGAGCAAAAATATATTCCCCAGCTCAAAATGGCCACTTGTGCCAAGTGACATTTCCAACACTGTAGGATTCCTGGAAACTGCACAAAATTTAATTTTGGTGGAGTTACAACTTCGCATTTTCCACTGACACCTGCCAAATTTACACCACCACCCCAGCCAGCCGGCAGCTGTTACCTCTCCTGGAAAGACTGTATGTGAATCTTCTTGTTGCAGAAACAGTAAGGGAGATAGCATGTGAGATATCTTGTTGCAAGGGCATCCCAAGCTTCAATAATTATATGTTTATATTGCAgaagtgtttccactggctgcagGTGAGTTTCAGTATTAGAGTTCATTGATTTGGGCAATTTGTAATAATGCTGTGTGGATTTTCCTTTATTCACTCGGACATCAAATTTTaagatctccagcattttgcctaaACACAGCCTGTGAATGTTAAAATCATGTAAGAATGTGAACTTCATATTTCATTTAACTTTCAATTATAACTTGTATATCTAAATGTTTGGAATGCCACTGCTTTGCACCCATCTCTTCTCCGTCCCATTAGAAATTGATGATTTTTATCCTCCCAACATAAAGGGTCAGCCATTAAAATAAAGATGAGGACAACGCTTATAATCTGTGCTTATGTTTTAACCCAAAGTTTGTTTGAACCAATTATCCTTTACAACAATGAATTTAAACTGAACTCTAGAATTCAATGGAGAACAAAACAGAAGGCAAAAAGGGTCTTTAGCCACAGGAGTATATTAATCTAAAAATAAGTTTTAACCCACCATCTTCATGGTGGCATTTTTGCCCATCTAACTAATtcccatttgcttgcattaaGTCTGCATCATTATTGTTTTCAACCACTCAGGTGTGAAAATGTTCCCTTCAAAACCGCTTGAAAACTTCTTTCTCTCATCTTAAAACTATGGCGGGGGGGGTGGTTGGaacggttgatgtttcgggccgagcctttcattgggactggaaaggaaaggggaataaTTCTGAATaagatggtggtgggggggggggggggaggggaaggtgtacaagctggcaggtgttagttgaaggtaggtgggtgggggaggggggattaaggtgagaagcttggaggtgacaggtggaagaggtaaaggctgaagaagtaggaatctgttaggagaggagagtaaagcatgggagaaagggaaactaGGGGGTGGGGCatgagagggagatgatgggcaaatgaggagaaagggaggggtaAGAGAGGACCcagaatttagattagattagattaaattcaactttattgtcattgtgccgagtacagatacaaaaccaatgaaatgcagttagcatctgaccagaaatgcaaagaataatgttatttacaaaataactgt
This genomic stretch from Mobula birostris isolate sMobBir1 chromosome 6, sMobBir1.hap1, whole genome shotgun sequence harbors:
- the dpt gene encoding dermatopontin; this translates as MHLQCSYLLMSLIIVVYGQNYPPSDVYWINQYRQGFNFQCPAGEALVVIQSYYDKSEGSDRLWSFECQPTPEDMGQPTACWWDDIMQAGLEWYHTCTNNGIVTGVQSRYYESVLDRDWQFLCCKYSRRCPYACWLTTDVPESYEEEGHFVMPQYGYFIRGASTTFSGVQRDRQWKYVICQMTTFNCKFENL